From Micromonospora rhizosphaerae, the proteins below share one genomic window:
- a CDS encoding M16 family metallopeptidase, which translates to MAARRAKIPATKYPVERFTLDNGLRVVLTPDRSAPVIGVAVVYDVGIRSEPEGRTGFAHLFEHLMFQGSENLEKLAHFRHVQGAGGTFNGSTHLDYTDYFETLPSNALERALFLEADRMRGPRLTEENLRNQVDVVKEEIRVNVLNRPYGGFPWLTLPPVMFDTFPNAHDGYGSFGDLESATVADAADFFRRYYASGNAVLAVSGDIDVAEATELIERHFGDVPARPAPERPDFAEPDLVAERRASYTDKLAPLPAVAGAWRVPDPVTDFVGYLPYVVLAEVLTDGDASRLVERLVQRDRSVTSLGGYLGFMGDPFDVRDPTALLLQAHLPPGGDVDKVLRTIDEELDRLATDGLTEGELARTQARMATHLLRDTDAVLGRALRMAVLEQQRGEPGLLNELPRLVGEVTEEQVRAAAATLRPERRASIEVIAGGAR; encoded by the coding sequence GTGGCGGCGCGGAGAGCGAAAATTCCAGCGACGAAGTACCCGGTCGAGCGGTTCACCCTCGACAACGGCCTGCGGGTGGTGCTCACCCCCGACCGCAGCGCCCCCGTCATCGGCGTGGCGGTGGTCTACGACGTCGGCATCCGCTCCGAGCCCGAGGGGCGCACCGGCTTCGCCCACCTCTTCGAGCACCTGATGTTCCAGGGCTCGGAGAACCTGGAGAAGCTGGCCCATTTCCGGCACGTGCAGGGCGCGGGCGGCACCTTCAACGGCTCCACCCACCTGGACTACACCGACTACTTCGAGACGCTGCCGAGCAACGCGCTGGAGCGGGCGCTCTTCCTGGAGGCCGACCGGATGCGCGGCCCCCGGCTGACCGAGGAGAACCTGCGCAACCAGGTCGACGTGGTCAAGGAGGAGATCCGGGTCAACGTGCTCAACCGGCCGTACGGCGGGTTCCCCTGGTTGACCCTGCCGCCGGTGATGTTCGACACCTTCCCCAACGCGCACGACGGCTACGGCTCCTTCGGTGACCTGGAGTCGGCCACCGTCGCCGACGCGGCCGACTTCTTCCGCCGCTACTACGCGAGCGGCAATGCCGTGCTGGCCGTCAGCGGGGACATCGACGTGGCCGAGGCGACCGAGCTGATCGAGCGGCACTTCGGGGACGTTCCGGCCCGGCCCGCGCCGGAGCGCCCCGACTTCGCCGAGCCCGACCTGGTCGCCGAGCGGCGCGCGTCGTACACCGACAAGCTGGCCCCGCTGCCGGCGGTGGCCGGGGCCTGGCGGGTGCCCGACCCGGTGACCGACTTCGTCGGCTACCTGCCGTACGTGGTGCTGGCCGAGGTGCTCACCGACGGCGATGCCTCCCGCCTCGTGGAGCGGCTGGTCCAGCGGGACCGGTCGGTCACCAGCCTCGGTGGCTACCTCGGCTTCATGGGTGATCCGTTCGACGTGCGTGACCCCACCGCGCTGCTGCTCCAGGCACACCTGCCCCCCGGCGGCGACGTGGACAAGGTGCTGCGCACCATCGACGAGGAGCTGGACCGGCTGGCCACCGACGGGCTGACCGAGGGCGAGCTGGCCCGCACCCAGGCCCGGATGGCCACCCACCTGCTGCGGGACACCGACGCGGTGCTCGGCCGCGCCCTGCGGATGGCCGTGCTGGAGCAGCAGCGCGGCGAGCCGGGCCTGCTCAACGAGCTGCCCCGGCTGGTCGGTGAGGTCACCGAGGAGCAGGTTCGGGCGGCCGCCGCCACCCTGCGGCCGGAGCGCCGCGCGTCCATCGAGGTCATCGCCGGAGGTGCCAGGTGA
- a CDS encoding ABC transporter ATP-binding protein, whose amino-acid sequence MTSTTTTARSATGSVALRGVTKVYGQGESAVLALDGVSLDVAPGEFVCLVGASGCGKSTLLNLVAGLDRASGGRIELEDGVNPGLMFQEPALFPWLTVEGNVDMPLKLRGLPRAERRARVAELLRTVHLADFGRKRPHQLSGGMRQRVALARTLALDTPVLLMDEPFGALDAMTRDILHDELERIWSERRLTVLFVTHNVREAARLADRIILLSSRPGRIIWSTRVDVPRPRRIDSPEIATIAAEVTDRLRTEVGRHGQ is encoded by the coding sequence ATGACGTCGACCACGACGACGGCCCGCAGCGCGACCGGCTCGGTCGCGCTGCGGGGCGTGACCAAGGTGTACGGCCAGGGCGAGAGCGCGGTCCTGGCCCTGGACGGGGTGTCGCTGGACGTCGCCCCCGGCGAGTTCGTCTGCCTGGTCGGCGCCTCCGGCTGCGGCAAGAGCACACTGCTCAACCTGGTCGCCGGGCTGGACCGGGCCAGCGGCGGGCGGATCGAGCTGGAAGACGGGGTCAACCCGGGCCTGATGTTCCAGGAGCCGGCCCTCTTCCCGTGGCTCACCGTTGAGGGCAACGTCGACATGCCGCTGAAGTTGCGCGGGCTGCCCAGGGCCGAGCGCCGGGCCAGGGTCGCCGAGCTGCTGCGCACGGTGCACCTGGCCGACTTCGGCCGCAAGCGGCCGCACCAGCTCTCCGGCGGCATGCGGCAGCGGGTCGCGCTGGCCCGCACCCTCGCGCTGGACACCCCGGTGCTGCTGATGGACGAACCGTTCGGCGCGCTCGACGCGATGACCCGGGACATCCTGCACGACGAGCTGGAACGGATCTGGTCCGAGCGGAGGCTCACCGTGCTCTTCGTGACCCACAACGTCCGGGAAGCAGCCCGCCTCGCCGACCGGATCATCCTGCTCTCCAGCCGGCCCGGCCGGATCATCTGGTCCACCCGGGTCGACGTGCCCCGGCCCCGACGCATCGACTCCCCGGAGATCGCGACCATCGCCGCCGAGGTCACCGACCGGTTGCGTACGGAGGTGGGCCGTCATGGCCAGTGA
- a CDS encoding ABC transporter permease → MASDTLASAPRTDAEISGLDALEIAGREKGPSRLGRIWSATWPKLAALALAIGLWQAVFWTGWKDPWTFPGPVTVFEDFGHYLVSAALWDGLATTARRAAVGFAAAVAVGLVLGLGVARVKVLRAALGSMITALQTMPSIAWFPLAILLFELSEQAIFFVVVLGAAPSVANGVIHGVDYVPPLLVRAGRNIGARGLNLYRYVIAPAALPAIVAGLKQGWAFAWRSLMAGELLVVIASRTSIGAQLTYARELSEAPRLMTIMIVILVVGVLADAAFGAADKAIRRRWGVLDQAGN, encoded by the coding sequence ATGGCCAGTGACACGCTCGCCAGCGCCCCGCGTACCGACGCGGAGATCTCGGGACTCGACGCGCTGGAAATCGCCGGCCGGGAGAAGGGACCATCCCGCCTGGGCCGGATCTGGTCGGCGACCTGGCCGAAGCTGGCCGCCCTCGCCCTGGCCATCGGGCTCTGGCAGGCCGTGTTCTGGACCGGCTGGAAGGACCCGTGGACGTTCCCCGGTCCGGTGACCGTCTTCGAGGACTTCGGCCACTACCTGGTCAGCGCCGCGCTCTGGGACGGCCTGGCCACCACCGCCCGGCGGGCGGCCGTGGGTTTCGCTGCCGCCGTCGCCGTCGGGCTGGTGCTCGGCCTGGGCGTGGCCCGGGTCAAGGTGCTCCGGGCCGCGCTCGGCTCGATGATCACCGCGCTGCAGACGATGCCGTCGATCGCCTGGTTCCCGCTGGCGATCCTGCTCTTCGAGCTCAGCGAGCAGGCGATCTTTTTCGTGGTGGTGCTCGGCGCGGCCCCGTCGGTCGCCAACGGCGTCATCCACGGCGTGGACTACGTACCGCCGCTGCTGGTCCGCGCCGGTCGCAACATCGGCGCCCGGGGGCTGAACCTCTACCGGTACGTCATCGCGCCGGCCGCGCTGCCCGCGATCGTGGCCGGGCTCAAGCAGGGCTGGGCGTTCGCCTGGCGCAGCCTGATGGCCGGCGAGCTGCTGGTGGTCATCGCGAGCCGGACCTCGATCGGGGCCCAGCTCACCTACGCCCGGGAGCTCAGCGAGGCGCCCCGGCTGATGACCATCATGATCGTCATCCTGGTGGTGGGCGTGCTGGCGGACGCCGCGTTCGGCGCCGCCGACAAGGCGATCCGGCGGCGCTGGGGCGTACTGGACCAGGCCGGTAACTGA
- a CDS encoding ATP-dependent DNA helicase UvrD2 — MVVHSAAERVLAGLDPEQRSAVTAPAGPVCILAGAGTGKTRAVTSRIAHRALAGDISARHVLAVTFTARAAAEMRSRLAGLGVPGVQARTFHAAALRQVRYFAPRLLEGRAMPELLESKVRLVTLAAAKVGLRADRAAARDLAGEIEWAKSSLVEPAEYVVAAAKALRDTPHEPAKVAEVFAAYEKIKRGNGVIDFEDMLRAAVWGIEEHPDVAEQVRGQYRHFVVDEYQDVNPLQQRLLEAWLGGRDDLTVVGDASQTIYSFTGATSSYLVDFPRRHRGATVVRLVRDYRSTPQVVGLANAVISQARGAEARLRLELVGQRPPGPEPELRIFTDEPAEASAVAARCRALVDGGTPAREIAVLFRTNAQSEAYEKALTEAEVPYLVQGAERFFERPEVRQAMVALRAATRSIDGSRSGRGARRAELELSQGETPLRAAVVEALSAVGWAPDAAPAGGAARERWEALAALVQLAEEYAATPPASARSELASPAVASEGPALPLPIGSAAAVERLVTLTDFNDELARRAVQQHVPTVDGVTLASLHSAKGLEWDAVFLVGLAEGTLPTSYAKTPEQVEEERRLLYVGVTRAREWLWLSYAAARSPGGRARRPSRFLPQLDRSGGTERAGAARRTERRRTQVVSCRICGATLLAGADRKLGRCPTCPSDIDLELYERLREWRQRVAGAQKVPAYVIFTDATLTALAERKPGRPEELIAIAGIGPRKLGLYGDTVLALVGGAAVDAVCPEKTFEIEP, encoded by the coding sequence GTGGTGGTTCACTCAGCGGCGGAACGCGTGCTGGCCGGGCTGGACCCGGAGCAGCGGTCCGCGGTGACCGCCCCGGCCGGTCCGGTCTGCATCCTGGCCGGCGCCGGCACCGGCAAGACCCGCGCGGTGACCTCCCGGATCGCTCACCGCGCGCTCGCCGGCGACATCTCCGCCCGGCACGTGCTCGCGGTCACCTTCACCGCCCGGGCCGCCGCCGAGATGCGGAGCCGGCTCGCCGGGCTCGGGGTGCCGGGGGTGCAGGCGCGTACCTTCCACGCGGCGGCGCTGCGCCAGGTGCGCTACTTCGCCCCCCGGCTGCTGGAGGGGCGGGCCATGCCGGAGCTGCTGGAGAGCAAGGTGCGCCTGGTCACCCTCGCCGCCGCCAAGGTCGGCCTGCGCGCCGACCGGGCCGCCGCCCGCGACCTCGCCGGCGAGATCGAATGGGCCAAGTCCTCCCTGGTCGAGCCCGCCGAGTACGTGGTCGCCGCGGCCAAGGCGCTGCGCGACACCCCACACGAGCCGGCCAAGGTGGCCGAGGTCTTCGCCGCGTACGAGAAGATCAAGCGCGGCAACGGCGTGATCGACTTCGAGGACATGCTGCGCGCCGCCGTCTGGGGGATCGAGGAGCATCCCGACGTCGCCGAGCAGGTACGCGGCCAGTACCGGCACTTCGTCGTCGACGAGTACCAGGACGTCAACCCGCTCCAGCAGCGGCTGCTGGAGGCGTGGCTGGGCGGGCGGGACGACCTCACCGTGGTCGGCGACGCCAGCCAGACGATCTACTCGTTCACCGGGGCCACCTCGTCTTACCTGGTCGACTTCCCGCGCCGGCATCGGGGCGCGACGGTGGTCCGGCTGGTCCGCGACTACCGCTCCACCCCCCAGGTGGTCGGGCTGGCCAACGCGGTGATCTCGCAGGCCCGGGGCGCCGAGGCCCGGCTCCGGCTGGAACTGGTCGGGCAGCGTCCGCCCGGTCCCGAGCCGGAGCTGCGGATCTTCACCGACGAGCCGGCCGAGGCGTCGGCGGTCGCCGCCCGCTGCCGGGCGCTGGTCGACGGCGGCACCCCGGCCCGGGAGATCGCCGTGCTGTTCCGCACCAACGCCCAGTCCGAGGCGTACGAGAAGGCGCTCACCGAGGCCGAGGTGCCGTACCTGGTGCAGGGCGCGGAGCGCTTCTTCGAGCGGCCCGAGGTGCGCCAGGCGATGGTGGCGCTGCGCGCCGCCACCCGCTCGATCGACGGCTCCAGGTCGGGGCGCGGCGCCAGACGCGCCGAGCTGGAGTTGTCGCAGGGGGAGACCCCGTTGCGGGCCGCCGTGGTCGAGGCGCTCTCCGCCGTCGGCTGGGCGCCGGACGCCGCCCCGGCCGGCGGTGCCGCCCGGGAGCGGTGGGAGGCGCTCGCCGCCCTGGTCCAGCTCGCCGAGGAGTACGCGGCGACGCCACCGGCGAGCGCGAGGAGTGAGCTTGCGAGCCCGGCAGTCGCGAGCGAAGGACCGGCCCTGCCGCTGCCGATCGGCTCGGCGGCCGCGGTGGAGCGGCTGGTGACGCTCACCGACTTCAACGACGAGCTGGCCCGGCGGGCCGTCCAGCAGCACGTGCCCACGGTGGACGGGGTGACGCTCGCCTCGCTGCACTCCGCGAAGGGCCTGGAGTGGGACGCGGTCTTCCTGGTCGGCCTCGCCGAGGGCACCCTCCCCACCTCGTACGCGAAGACCCCCGAGCAGGTCGAGGAGGAGCGGCGGCTGCTCTACGTCGGCGTCACCCGGGCCCGGGAATGGCTCTGGTTGTCGTACGCGGCGGCCCGCTCGCCCGGAGGACGGGCCCGGCGGCCGTCGCGGTTCCTGCCCCAGCTCGATCGCTCGGGCGGCACCGAGCGGGCCGGCGCGGCGCGGCGGACCGAGCGCCGGCGAACCCAGGTGGTCTCCTGCCGGATCTGTGGCGCGACCCTGCTCGCCGGGGCGGACCGCAAGCTGGGCCGCTGCCCGACCTGCCCGTCCGACATCGACCTGGAGCTCTACGAGCGGCTGCGCGAGTGGCGGCAGCGGGTGGCCGGTGCCCAGAAGGTCCCGGCCTACGTGATCTTCACCGACGCCACGCTGACCGCGCTGGCCGAGCGGAAGCCTGGGCGCCCCGAGGAGCTGATCGCGATCGCTGGGATCGGCCCCCGCAAACTGGGTCTTTACGGCGATACCGTGTTGGCCCTGGTGGGGGGCGCGGCGGTGGACGCCGTCTGCCCGGAGAAAACTTTCGAAATCGAGCCGTAA
- the nudC gene encoding NAD(+) diphosphatase, translating into MSGEAAPPLARSTLDRAAHRRTDSGWLAEAWERARVLVLDSANDGRALVRGETAPPMLVLLGSDELPEVPRSVPMFLGVDPDGVPVFAVDAPLPDLPDARAVTLREVGHLLVDRDAGIFTTALALLNWHVRHGYSSVTGHPTQVDEAGWSRIDPDGDRVWPRTDPAIIVLVHDGVAGQEGRCLLGNNATWPSTPGQRRFSCLAGYVEPGESAEAAVLREVREEVGVGVEEIAYAGSQSWPFPGSLMLGYMARADADEPVRVDPAEIAHARWFTRREIGDALAGRPVDVGAGARLVLPPPSSIALFLIHRWLDGHC; encoded by the coding sequence GTGAGCGGCGAGGCCGCCCCACCGCTGGCCCGGTCCACCCTGGACCGGGCGGCGCACCGGCGTACCGACTCCGGCTGGCTCGCCGAGGCCTGGGAGCGGGCCCGGGTGCTGGTGCTGGACTCGGCCAACGACGGCCGGGCCCTGGTACGCGGCGAGACGGCACCGCCGATGCTGGTGCTGCTGGGCTCCGACGAACTGCCCGAGGTGCCCCGGTCGGTGCCGATGTTCCTCGGGGTGGACCCGGACGGTGTACCGGTCTTCGCGGTGGACGCGCCGCTGCCGGACCTGCCGGATGCCCGGGCGGTCACCCTGCGCGAGGTGGGCCACCTGCTCGTCGACCGGGACGCCGGTATCTTCACCACCGCTCTGGCCCTGCTGAACTGGCACGTCCGGCACGGCTACTCCTCGGTGACCGGGCACCCGACCCAGGTGGACGAGGCCGGCTGGTCCCGGATCGACCCGGACGGCGACCGGGTCTGGCCGCGTACCGACCCGGCGATCATCGTGCTGGTGCACGACGGGGTGGCCGGCCAGGAGGGGCGCTGCCTGCTCGGCAACAACGCCACCTGGCCGAGCACCCCCGGCCAGCGCCGCTTCTCCTGCCTCGCCGGCTACGTCGAGCCGGGGGAGTCGGCCGAGGCGGCCGTGCTGCGCGAGGTCCGCGAGGAGGTGGGCGTCGGGGTCGAGGAGATCGCGTACGCCGGCAGCCAGTCCTGGCCCTTCCCCGGCTCGCTGATGCTGGGTTACATGGCCCGGGCGGACGCCGACGAGCCGGTCCGGGTCGACCCGGCCGAGATCGCCCACGCCCGCTGGTTCACCCGGCGCGAGATCGGTGACGCGCTGGCCGGACGGCCCGTCGACGTCGGCGCGGGCGCCCGCCTGGTGCTGCCCCCGCCCTCCTCGATCGCCCTCTTCCTGATCCACCGCTGGCTCGACGGCCACTGCTGA
- a CDS encoding ABC transporter substrate-binding protein, whose protein sequence is MRRLPFRRLVSLATLAVVGAATLGAIAACGDGSDEAAGSGGPVTLRLGYFPNITHAPAVVGVEKGIFKEKLGSDVTLETKTFNAGPAAIEAVFSGALDATYIGPNPTVNAFSKSKGEAVRVISGAASGGVALVVKPEITSVEQLRGKKIATPQLGNTQDVALRYWLKEKGLTTTKEGGGDVKVVPQENAQTVETFGSGAIDGAWVPEPFVSRLINAGGKVLVDERDLWPDKKFVITNLIVSTKFLKAHPDVVKKLVEGQVAANEFVNTKPDEAQQAISDHIGKITGKPLDIKLIKQAWPTLEFTNDPIASSLKTGLDHAVAVELTQPVDLNGLYDLKYLNEVLKTQGKPEVTQP, encoded by the coding sequence ATGAGACGGCTCCCCTTCCGTCGGTTGGTCTCCCTAGCCACCCTCGCCGTCGTCGGCGCGGCCACCCTGGGCGCCATCGCGGCCTGCGGCGACGGCTCCGACGAAGCGGCCGGCAGCGGCGGCCCGGTGACGCTGCGCCTGGGCTACTTCCCGAACATCACCCACGCCCCCGCGGTGGTCGGCGTCGAGAAGGGCATCTTCAAGGAGAAGCTCGGCTCGGACGTCACGCTGGAGACCAAGACCTTCAACGCCGGCCCGGCCGCCATCGAGGCGGTCTTCTCCGGCGCGCTCGACGCGACATACATCGGTCCGAACCCGACGGTGAACGCGTTCTCGAAGTCCAAGGGCGAGGCGGTCCGGGTCATCTCCGGCGCCGCCTCGGGCGGCGTGGCGCTGGTGGTGAAGCCGGAGATCACCTCGGTGGAGCAGCTGCGCGGCAAGAAGATCGCCACCCCGCAGCTGGGCAACACCCAGGACGTCGCGCTGCGCTACTGGCTCAAGGAGAAGGGCCTCACCACCACCAAGGAGGGCGGCGGCGACGTCAAGGTCGTGCCGCAGGAGAACGCGCAGACGGTGGAGACCTTCGGCAGCGGCGCCATTGACGGCGCGTGGGTGCCGGAGCCGTTCGTCTCCCGGCTGATCAACGCCGGCGGCAAGGTCCTCGTCGACGAGCGCGACCTCTGGCCGGACAAGAAGTTCGTCATCACCAACCTGATCGTCAGCACCAAGTTCCTCAAGGCCCACCCCGACGTGGTGAAGAAGCTGGTCGAGGGGCAGGTCGCGGCGAACGAGTTCGTCAACACCAAGCCGGACGAGGCCCAGCAGGCCATCTCGGACCACATCGGCAAGATCACCGGCAAGCCGCTGGACATCAAGCTGATCAAGCAGGCCTGGCCGACCCTGGAGTTCACCAACGACCCGATCGCGTCCTCGCTGAAGACCGGCCTCGACCACGCGGTCGCCGTCGAGCTCACCCAGCCCGTGGACCTGAACGGCCTCTACGACCTGAAGTACCTCAACGAGGTGCTCAAGACCCAGGGCAAGCCCGAGGTCACCCAACCATGA
- a CDS encoding DUF397 domain-containing protein has protein sequence MDEISNSWAALAQQLADAPWRTSTRSQTSNCVEVAPLGTGPAAVALRDSKDRGGPVLLFDRAGWLRFIAGAKNGQFDLN, from the coding sequence ATGGACGAGATCAGCAACAGCTGGGCGGCGCTCGCACAGCAGCTCGCCGACGCCCCGTGGCGCACCAGCACGCGCAGCCAGACCTCCAACTGCGTCGAGGTCGCCCCGCTGGGTACCGGGCCGGCCGCGGTCGCGCTGCGGGACAGCAAGGACCGGGGCGGCCCGGTGCTGCTGTTCGACCGGGCCGGCTGGCTGCGCTTCATCGCCGGCGCGAAGAACGGACAGTTCGATCTGAACTGA
- a CDS encoding RrF2 family transcriptional regulator, whose product MYVSARSDYALRAMLAVADAAGVSGDGGFGDGELVKAASLAESQDIPLSFLQGILLDLRRAGLLYSHRGTEGGYALTRPADEISVGDVLRAVGGTLTSVRGLPAGSAGYHGVATGLRDVWLAVDGAIALVVDRTTLADLLADRATTP is encoded by the coding sequence GTGTACGTCTCCGCGCGCAGCGACTACGCGCTCCGGGCCATGCTCGCCGTCGCCGATGCCGCCGGTGTTTCCGGCGACGGGGGCTTCGGCGACGGTGAGCTGGTCAAGGCGGCGAGCCTGGCCGAGAGCCAGGACATCCCGCTCAGCTTCCTCCAGGGCATCCTGCTCGACCTGCGTCGGGCCGGGTTGCTGTACAGCCACCGCGGCACCGAGGGCGGCTACGCCCTCACCCGCCCCGCGGACGAGATCAGCGTCGGCGACGTCCTGCGGGCGGTCGGCGGCACGCTGACCAGCGTGCGCGGCCTGCCGGCGGGCAGCGCCGGCTACCACGGGGTGGCCACCGGGCTGCGGGACGTCTGGCTGGCGGTGGACGGCGCGATCGCCCTGGTGGTCGACCGGACCACCCTGGCCGACCTGCTGGCAGACCGCGCCACCACACCCTGA
- a CDS encoding M16 family metallopeptidase: MTATVETGTRPLPALGPTRRLKLPKQAERTLGNGLTVIAVRRPAVPLVELRLWMPFGRTHLARGAMLAQTVLSGTETMTANQIAAELQKVGGGLSAGIDPDRLMISGAGLVTGLDRMLQILAEVLTGATYPKDWVGTERDRLIDRIQVAQSQPAHLARTALLKRIYGKHPYAVQTPEPAQVRAVRPPTLRRLHAERVHPAGAVLVLVGDVQPERVVDAAEKALAAWNGDGHVAELPPTPPLEPGPLLLADRPGSVQSSLRIALPAVPRTHPDHAALQLANLVFGGYFSSRWVENIREDKGYTYGPHSLIEHSVAGSVLVAAAEVATEVTGPALLETLYELGRLASLPPRPDELEQARQYALGTLQLGMSTQAGLASLTSAYAGSGLRLDFLAEHAARLAKATVDDVAAAAARYLAPAKAVTVVLGDAERIAAQLAALTPVHTESA; the protein is encoded by the coding sequence GTGACGGCAACCGTGGAGACCGGTACGCGGCCGCTGCCGGCGCTCGGCCCCACCCGCAGGCTCAAGCTGCCGAAGCAGGCCGAGCGGACGCTCGGCAACGGGCTCACCGTGATCGCCGTACGCCGGCCGGCCGTCCCGCTGGTCGAGCTGCGCCTCTGGATGCCGTTCGGGCGGACCCACCTGGCCCGCGGCGCGATGCTCGCGCAGACCGTGCTCTCCGGCACCGAGACCATGACCGCCAACCAGATCGCGGCCGAGCTGCAGAAGGTCGGCGGTGGGCTCTCCGCGGGGATCGACCCGGACCGGCTGATGATCTCCGGCGCCGGCCTGGTCACCGGGCTGGACCGGATGCTGCAGATCCTCGCCGAGGTGCTGACCGGCGCGACCTACCCGAAGGACTGGGTCGGCACCGAACGGGACCGGCTGATCGACCGGATCCAGGTCGCCCAGAGCCAGCCCGCGCACCTGGCCCGCACCGCGCTGCTCAAGCGGATCTACGGCAAGCACCCGTACGCGGTGCAGACCCCCGAGCCGGCGCAGGTCCGCGCGGTCCGGCCGCCCACGCTGCGGAGACTGCATGCCGAGCGGGTGCACCCGGCCGGCGCGGTGCTGGTGCTGGTCGGGGACGTGCAGCCGGAACGCGTGGTGGACGCGGCCGAGAAGGCGCTCGCGGCCTGGAACGGCGACGGGCACGTGGCCGAACTGCCGCCCACGCCGCCGCTGGAGCCCGGTCCGCTGCTGCTGGCCGACCGGCCCGGCTCGGTGCAGTCCTCGCTGCGGATCGCGCTGCCGGCGGTGCCGCGCACCCACCCCGACCATGCGGCGCTGCAACTGGCCAACCTGGTCTTCGGGGGCTACTTCTCCTCCCGCTGGGTGGAGAACATCCGCGAGGACAAGGGCTACACCTACGGCCCGCACTCGCTGATCGAGCACTCGGTCGCCGGGTCGGTGCTGGTCGCGGCCGCCGAGGTGGCGACCGAGGTGACCGGTCCGGCGCTGCTGGAGACCCTGTATGAGCTGGGCCGGCTGGCCTCCCTGCCGCCCAGGCCGGACGAGCTGGAGCAGGCCCGCCAGTACGCCCTCGGCACGCTCCAGCTCGGCATGTCGACCCAGGCCGGCCTGGCCTCGCTGACCAGCGCGTACGCCGGCAGTGGGCTGCGCCTGGACTTCCTCGCCGAGCACGCCGCCCGGCTGGCGAAGGCGACCGTCGATGACGTCGCGGCGGCCGCGGCCCGCTACCTCGCCCCGGCTAAGGCGGTCACCGTGGTGCTCGGCGACGCCGAACGGATCGCGGCGCAGTTGGCCGCCCTGACCCCGGTCCACACGGAGTCGGCGTGA
- a CDS encoding helix-turn-helix domain-containing protein, with protein sequence MRPAVPSPILRRRRLGTELRRLRELAGLTGDQVIERIGWASASKLSRLENGRSRPDPVDVRDLLALYGADDELREELLSITREAGDMRGWLRNFPVMTQQQRGFAELEAGCAEISEYNPVLIPGLLQTPGYARYRIVSAYQVAVQAGDPGEDPETEVRARQARQSLLTRSPDAPRYTAVLEEGVLGRRAGPPGVLREQLVQLCELARLPNVTLRLLLRDTRIADWYLPPTAFSIYRFADPLDPETLAIEGGFTDVMSTEAKALNSYKVAFEWLCSAALSASDTLSWLIEATGRLTGAAAESTVACGPATAPVQRRRGSGRLTTDR encoded by the coding sequence GTGCGTCCTGCCGTACCGAGCCCGATCCTGCGCCGTCGCCGGCTGGGCACCGAGCTGCGCCGGCTGCGTGAGCTGGCTGGTCTCACCGGGGACCAGGTCATCGAGCGGATCGGCTGGGCCTCCGCGTCCAAGCTGTCCCGCCTGGAGAACGGCCGCAGCCGTCCCGACCCGGTGGACGTCCGCGACCTGCTGGCGCTCTACGGGGCCGACGACGAGCTGCGTGAGGAGCTGCTGAGCATCACCCGGGAGGCCGGGGACATGCGCGGCTGGCTGCGCAACTTCCCGGTGATGACCCAGCAGCAGCGCGGCTTCGCCGAGCTGGAGGCGGGCTGCGCCGAGATCTCCGAGTACAACCCCGTCCTGATCCCCGGGCTGCTGCAGACCCCCGGGTACGCCCGGTACCGGATCGTCTCGGCGTACCAGGTGGCCGTGCAGGCCGGCGACCCCGGCGAGGACCCGGAGACCGAGGTACGGGCCCGGCAGGCGCGGCAGTCCCTGCTCACCCGCTCCCCCGACGCGCCCCGCTACACCGCGGTACTCGAGGAGGGGGTCCTCGGCCGGCGGGCCGGCCCGCCCGGGGTGCTGCGCGAGCAGCTGGTCCAGCTCTGCGAGCTGGCCAGGCTGCCGAACGTCACGCTGCGCCTGCTGCTGCGGGACACCCGGATCGCCGACTGGTACCTCCCGCCGACCGCCTTCTCGATCTACCGGTTCGCCGATCCGCTCGATCCGGAGACGCTGGCGATCGAAGGTGGCTTCACCGACGTCATGTCGACCGAGGCAAAAGCCCTAAATAGCTATAAAGTGGCGTTCGAGTGGCTATGCTCGGCGGCGCTCTCCGCATCGGACACCCTCTCCTGGCTCATCGAGGCGACGGGACGGCTGACCGGCGCGGCGGCCGAGTCCACGGTGGCGTGCGGACCGGCAACGGCACCCGTCCAGCGCCGCCGCGGCTCGGGGCGCCTGACGACGGACCGGTGA
- a CDS encoding mycoredoxin — protein sequence MLTMYSTSWCGYCHRLKSQLDREGIGYEVVDIEQDTKAAEFVMSVNGGNQTVPTLRFTDGSALTNPSITQVKQHLAGIAG from the coding sequence ATGTTGACGATGTATTCCACCTCGTGGTGCGGCTACTGCCACCGGCTGAAGTCGCAGCTCGACCGGGAGGGCATCGGGTACGAGGTGGTCGACATCGAGCAGGACACGAAGGCCGCCGAGTTCGTGATGAGCGTCAACGGCGGCAACCAGACGGTCCCGACGCTGCGCTTCACCGACGGCAGCGCCCTCACCAACCCCTCGATCACCCAGGTCAAGCAGCACCTCGCCGGCATCGCCGGCTGA